In a genomic window of Flavobacterium lipolyticum:
- a CDS encoding M56 family metallopeptidase: MISYLLKSGILLLIFYAVYKMVLENEKMFRFNRAYLLVSLVFSFVIPLQIISIGSFVTDRIGLVQLNELVLERSTGRLNTISANDFLLVLIVVLYGAVFCMLMARFVWNLISFFKKTQSNEIQFVNGQKIVLVQEGGLPYSFWKSIFVNKTEFENGKIPSELIVHENAHLKQRHTLDVLFIELLQIVFWFNPLLILYKKAIKLNHEFLADEAVNVRFREVKSYQYLLLDFASNKNTVALASNINYLITKKRLLMMTKKESPIKIVFKVFTVGAIYALLLFVFSTKTMAQKPPIKGDIKEKDLYVLEDVEKLPEYPGGMTAFYKFIGKNFKMPAAVGKSKIEGKTYMEFTIEKDGSLSDIKTIKDSGYGIGNEIIRVLKLSPKWTAATQKGKAVRVMYSLPITVQAEK, from the coding sequence ATGATAAGCTATCTTTTAAAATCGGGAATACTGCTTTTGATTTTTTATGCAGTATATAAAATGGTATTGGAAAACGAAAAAATGTTTCGTTTTAATCGTGCGTATTTGCTGGTGAGTTTGGTTTTTAGCTTTGTAATTCCGTTGCAAATTATCTCGATTGGATCTTTTGTTACAGATAGAATTGGGTTGGTTCAATTGAATGAACTGGTACTCGAGAGAAGTACTGGACGGCTTAATACAATCTCGGCCAATGACTTTCTGTTGGTTTTGATTGTAGTGCTTTATGGTGCTGTGTTTTGTATGTTGATGGCTCGCTTTGTATGGAATCTTATTTCATTTTTTAAGAAAACACAGAGCAATGAGATACAGTTTGTAAATGGACAAAAGATCGTACTGGTTCAGGAAGGGGGCTTGCCGTACTCTTTCTGGAAATCAATTTTTGTTAATAAAACAGAATTTGAAAATGGTAAGATTCCATCAGAATTAATAGTACACGAAAACGCACATTTAAAGCAAAGGCATACCTTGGATGTTCTTTTTATTGAGCTGCTGCAGATTGTTTTTTGGTTCAATCCGTTGCTTATTCTCTATAAAAAAGCAATTAAACTGAATCATGAATTTCTGGCCGATGAAGCTGTAAATGTTCGATTTAGAGAGGTTAAAAGCTATCAATATTTATTGCTTGATTTTGCTTCCAATAAAAATACGGTTGCTCTGGCGAGCAATATCAATTATTTAATAACTAAAAAACGTTTACTTATGATGACCAAAAAAGAATCTCCGATTAAAATTGTGTTTAAAGTATTTACTGTAGGTGCAATTTATGCCTTGTTATTGTTTGTTTTTAGTACTAAAACAATGGCTCAAAAACCGCCAATCAAAGGTGATATCAAAGAGAAAGACCTTTATGTTCTGGAAGATGTCGAGAAATTGCCTGAATATCCGGGGGGCATGACAGCATTTTATAAGTTTATAGGGAAGAATTTCAAAATGCCGGCGGCCGTTGGGAAAAGTAAAATTGAAGGAAAAACATATATGGAATTCACTATTGAAAAAGATGGTAGTCTTTCGGATATTAAAACAATTAAAGACTCCGGTTATGGGATAGGGAATGAGATTATCCGTGTCCTGAAGCTTTCGCCAAAATGGACTGCTGCAACGCAAAAAGGAAAAGCGGTTAGGGTGATGTACAGTTTGCCAATTACAGTTCAGGCTGAGAAATAG
- a CDS encoding phytase, whose translation MKNKTILSFLLLSTLFIACKEDKLAPVAANAVKPTVVTEALPHDTDDPAIWIHPTDSSKSIIIGTDKDTDGALYAFDLKGKIIAKSEVLKRPNNVDIAYGLIVDGKKVDVAVTTERESNKIRIFSLPDLKAIDNGGIAVFEGEELRDPMGIALYTRKTDGKIFAIVGRKSGPSGSYLWQYELSGNGKLATAKVVRKFGAYSGKKEIEAIAVDNELGTVLYCDEQFGIRKYKADPALNDNKELTVFGKTGFKGDNEGIAIYKKTDSTGYILVSNQQANTFMVYPREGANGNPNSYPLLAEIPTSTIECDGADVTSINLGGSFKNGLFVAMSNGMTFHYYAWDLIQKRIDEKK comes from the coding sequence ATGAAAAATAAAACGATACTGTCCTTTTTACTTTTAAGCACTTTATTCATCGCTTGTAAAGAGGACAAACTAGCACCTGTAGCTGCAAATGCTGTAAAACCAACCGTTGTTACCGAAGCCTTGCCTCACGACACAGATGATCCTGCGATCTGGATTCACCCAACAGATTCTTCTAAAAGCATTATTATAGGAACGGATAAAGATACAGACGGTGCTTTGTACGCTTTTGATTTAAAAGGAAAAATCATTGCAAAATCTGAAGTTTTAAAACGCCCGAACAATGTTGATATCGCTTACGGCTTAATCGTAGATGGAAAAAAAGTTGATGTTGCTGTTACTACAGAACGTGAATCAAACAAAATAAGAATCTTTAGTTTACCTGATTTAAAAGCAATTGACAATGGTGGAATCGCTGTTTTCGAAGGTGAAGAATTACGTGATCCAATGGGAATTGCTTTGTATACCCGAAAAACGGATGGCAAAATCTTTGCTATTGTAGGCAGAAAATCAGGACCATCAGGAAGTTATTTATGGCAATACGAACTTTCAGGAAATGGAAAATTGGCAACAGCAAAAGTCGTTCGAAAGTTTGGTGCCTACAGCGGGAAGAAAGAAATCGAAGCTATTGCGGTAGATAATGAATTGGGCACTGTTTTGTATTGCGATGAACAATTCGGAATCAGAAAATACAAAGCCGATCCTGCCCTAAATGACAACAAAGAGCTGACCGTTTTCGGAAAAACTGGTTTTAAAGGAGACAATGAAGGAATCGCGATTTACAAGAAAACAGATTCTACCGGATACATTCTGGTCTCCAACCAGCAAGCGAACACTTTTATGGTGTACCCAAGGGAAGGAGCAAATGGCAATCCGAATAGCTACCCGCTTTTAGCAGAAATTCCAACATCGACTATTGAATGTGATGGTGCCGATGTTACCAGCATCAATCTAGGCGGAAGCTTTAAAAATGGCCTTTTCGTAGCCATGAGTAACGGGATGACCTTTCACTACTATGCCTGGGATTTGATCCAGAAACGTATTGATGAGAAGAAATAA
- a CDS encoding BlaI/MecI/CopY family transcriptional regulator → MQLSNSEEQLMEHLWKLEKAFMKDLLEAYPEPKPATTTVATLLKRMIDKKFVAYNEFGNSREYYPLVKKTAYFSKHVNGLISNFFNNSASQFASFFTTETDLSTSELEELRKIIDSQIKKKKK, encoded by the coding sequence ATGCAATTATCAAACTCAGAAGAACAATTAATGGAGCATCTCTGGAAGCTCGAAAAGGCTTTTATGAAAGATTTGCTCGAAGCGTATCCGGAGCCAAAACCGGCAACAACAACAGTTGCGACGCTTTTGAAACGAATGATTGACAAAAAATTCGTAGCCTATAATGAATTCGGAAATTCAAGAGAATACTATCCGTTAGTGAAAAAAACAGCTTATTTCTCTAAGCATGTCAACGGGTTAATTAGTAATTTTTTTAATAATTCGGCTTCTCAATTTGCTTCGTTTTTTACAACGGAAACCGATTTGTCAACATCGGAATTAGAAGAACTCAGAAAAATAATTGATTCACAGATTAAAAAAAAGAAAAAATGA
- a CDS encoding dipeptidase translates to MENIKSYVQQHKDRFINELIELLKIPSVSADTAYSQDVIDTAEAVKESLSKAGCDFVETCDTPGYPIIYGEKIIDPNLPTVLVYGHYDVQPPDPLELWTSPPFEPVIKTTEIHPEGAIFARGACDDKGQMYMHVKALEYMVQNNVLPCNVKFMIEGEEEVGSASLAWFVERNQEKLKNDVILISDTGMISNQQPSITTGLRGLSYVEVEVTGPNRDLHSGLYGGAVANPINILAKMIAALHDEDNHITIPGFYDKVQELSLEERAEMAKAPFSLEKYKKALNLNDVYGEKGYVTNERNSIRPTLDVNGIWGGYTGEGAKTVIASKAFAKISMRLVPGQDWEEITELFTKHFTNIAPAGVTVKVTPHHGGQGYVTPIDSIGYQAANKAYTETFGVPAIPVRSGGSIPIVALFEKELKSKTILMGFGLDSDAIHSPNEHFGIFNYLKGIETIPLFYKYFVELSK, encoded by the coding sequence ATGGAAAATATTAAGTCCTACGTTCAACAACATAAAGATCGGTTTATCAATGAATTGATCGAATTATTAAAGATTCCGTCGGTAAGTGCCGACACTGCATACTCCCAAGATGTTATTGATACTGCCGAAGCAGTAAAAGAAAGTTTATCGAAAGCAGGCTGCGATTTTGTCGAAACTTGCGACACTCCGGGGTACCCAATTATTTATGGAGAGAAAATAATCGATCCAAATTTACCAACGGTTCTGGTTTACGGACATTATGATGTTCAACCGCCAGATCCATTAGAATTATGGACTTCACCACCTTTTGAGCCTGTGATCAAAACGACAGAGATTCATCCTGAGGGAGCGATCTTCGCTCGTGGTGCCTGTGACGACAAAGGTCAGATGTACATGCACGTAAAAGCGTTGGAATACATGGTTCAGAACAATGTATTGCCTTGTAATGTAAAATTCATGATCGAAGGGGAAGAAGAAGTAGGTTCAGCAAGTTTAGCGTGGTTTGTAGAACGCAATCAGGAAAAACTGAAAAACGACGTGATCTTAATTTCTGATACAGGAATGATTTCGAATCAACAACCATCAATAACGACAGGTTTAAGAGGTTTGAGTTATGTTGAGGTTGAAGTTACAGGACCAAATCGTGATTTACATTCCGGTTTATATGGTGGAGCTGTAGCGAACCCAATTAATATTCTAGCCAAAATGATTGCTGCGCTTCACGACGAAGACAATCATATTACGATTCCTGGGTTCTACGATAAAGTACAGGAATTATCTCTTGAAGAAAGAGCCGAAATGGCAAAAGCGCCTTTCAGCTTAGAAAAATATAAAAAAGCCTTAAATCTAAACGATGTTTACGGTGAAAAAGGATATGTAACGAACGAGCGCAACTCTATTCGTCCAACTTTAGACGTAAACGGAATCTGGGGTGGATATACAGGCGAGGGTGCTAAAACGGTTATCGCGAGTAAGGCTTTTGCTAAAATCTCGATGCGTTTGGTTCCGGGTCAGGACTGGGAAGAAATCACAGAACTTTTCACTAAGCATTTTACAAACATTGCTCCGGCGGGAGTTACGGTAAAAGTAACGCCACACCACGGAGGTCAGGGTTATGTAACGCCAATTGACAGTATTGGATATCAGGCGGCCAACAAAGCCTATACAGAAACTTTTGGAGTGCCTGCAATCCCGGTTCGTTCAGGAGGTAGTATTCCGATTGTAGCTTTGTTTGAAAAAGAACTAAAAAGTAAAACCATTTTAATGGGCTTCGGATTAGACAGTGATGCCATTCACTCGCCAAACGAGCATTTTGGAATCTTCAATTACTTAAAAGGAATTGAGACTATTCCGTTGTTTTACAAATATTTTGTAGAGCTTTCGAAGTAA
- a CDS encoding DUF423 domain-containing protein, giving the protein MKRRIVLAAAFMGMLAIILGAFGAHLLKKYLSIEELNTFEVGVRYQMYHALFLLFLSTRKDIAEKTVKTIYNLVVAGVLLFSGSIYLLATKSLTVFDFKIIVFATPLGGFLLIIAWALLFVTILRRKS; this is encoded by the coding sequence ATGAAAAGAAGAATTGTTTTGGCAGCTGCTTTTATGGGAATGTTAGCGATCATTTTAGGCGCTTTTGGGGCGCATTTACTGAAGAAATACTTGTCTATAGAAGAATTAAATACTTTTGAAGTTGGTGTTCGTTATCAAATGTATCATGCTTTATTCTTACTTTTTCTTTCGACCCGAAAAGATATCGCCGAGAAAACGGTGAAAACAATCTACAATTTGGTTGTGGCCGGTGTGCTGCTTTTTAGCGGATCTATCTATTTGTTAGCCACAAAAAGTCTCACGGTTTTTGATTTTAAAATTATCGTATTCGCAACTCCATTGGGTGGTTTTTTATTAATTATTGCCTGGGCGTTATTATTTGTTACGATTTTGAGGAGAAAATCATAA
- a CDS encoding ISAon1 family transposase translates to MGGFFGVNGKRLQRQYKKHLSSFNTWAPREHAHQWMIYPENMGTHLSIDEVALSQGELYTILTNKKFKGKKGCLVAIVAGTKADQVIEHIRKIDYKKRSFVKEITLDMANSMKLISKKCFPKAIQVTDRFHVQKLALEAVQEIRIKHRWEAMDFENQSILQAKLENKTYIPQLLPNGDSVKQLLARSRYLLYKSREKWTRSQEERAQMVFELYPDIKTAYNLNQQLRGIYNNYNDKHIAMTKLAHWYRNVEESGFKNFNILLNTITINYQSILNYFDNRSTNASAESFNAKIKAFRSQFRGVSNIDFFLFRLSNLFA, encoded by the coding sequence ATTGGAGGCTTTTTCGGAGTTAACGGAAAGAGACTCCAAAGACAATACAAAAAACATTTAAGCTCGTTTAATACATGGGCTCCACGCGAACATGCGCACCAATGGATGATTTACCCTGAAAACATGGGCACTCATTTATCCATTGACGAGGTGGCTTTGTCTCAGGGGGAACTTTATACTATCCTGACCAACAAGAAATTCAAAGGCAAAAAAGGTTGCCTGGTAGCTATTGTTGCCGGAACTAAAGCAGATCAGGTTATAGAACACATCAGAAAGATTGATTACAAGAAAAGATCTTTTGTCAAAGAGATAACGCTCGATATGGCTAATTCCATGAAGCTAATCTCTAAGAAATGTTTTCCTAAAGCCATACAGGTTACAGATCGGTTCCATGTTCAAAAATTAGCACTCGAAGCAGTACAAGAGATTAGAATCAAACATCGCTGGGAAGCTATGGACTTTGAGAATCAATCGATACTACAAGCCAAATTAGAAAACAAAACATACATTCCCCAGCTTTTACCTAACGGAGATTCTGTTAAACAGTTATTAGCCAGAAGTAGGTATCTACTTTATAAGTCTCGCGAAAAATGGACTCGGAGCCAAGAAGAAAGAGCACAAATGGTATTTGAACTATATCCTGACATTAAAACAGCTTACAATTTAAACCAACAGCTTCGAGGAATTTACAATAACTACAATGACAAACATATTGCCATGACCAAACTGGCACATTGGTATAGAAATGTAGAAGAATCAGGTTTTAAAAACTTTAATATTCTACTCAATACCATAACTATTAATTATCAGTCAATCTTAAACTATTTTGATAATAGAAGCACAAATGCTTCGGCAGAATCTTTCAATGCTAAAATAAAAGCTTTTAGAAGTCAATTTAGAGGAGTGAGCAATATAGATTTTTTCTTGTTCAGATTATCTAATCTTTTTGCTTAA
- a CDS encoding saccharopine dehydrogenase family protein, with the protein MRSILIIGAGRSASSLIRYLLAKSESENLHLVVADLSLALAEKKTQKHPNATPIALNIFDTEERKAAIEKASIVISMLPAHLHIEIAKDCLEFKKHLVTASYISDAMQALDEEAKKNNLVFMNEIGLDPGIDHMSAMKVIDEIRAKGGKMLLFESFCGGLVAPESDNNLWNYKFTWAPRNVVLAGQGGAAKFIQEGTYKYIPYSALFRRTEFLEVEGYGKFEAYSNRDSLKYKSVYGLDNVLTLYRGTIRRVGFSKAWNMFVQLGMTDDSYIMENSENMSYRQFVNSFLPYHPTDSAEIKTRLILKIDQDDIMWDKLLELDLFNSNKKVNLPNATPAQILEKILSDSWSLEPDDKDMIVMYHKFGYELNGEKKQIDSKMVCIGDDQTYTAMAKTVGLPVAMATLLILNGKITTPGVQLPIKKEVYLPILSELEEYGVIFNEQNMPYFGYNPDLF; encoded by the coding sequence ATGAGAAGCATTTTAATCATTGGAGCCGGCAGATCTGCATCGTCCTTAATTCGTTATTTATTGGCAAAATCGGAAAGCGAAAACCTACACCTCGTTGTAGCAGATCTTTCTTTGGCCTTAGCCGAAAAGAAAACACAGAAACATCCTAATGCCACTCCAATTGCTTTAAATATTTTTGATACTGAAGAACGAAAAGCAGCCATCGAAAAAGCTTCTATAGTAATCTCGATGCTGCCTGCTCATTTACATATCGAAATCGCAAAAGATTGTCTTGAATTCAAAAAACACCTGGTTACCGCTTCTTATATCAGTGATGCCATGCAGGCACTTGACGAAGAGGCAAAGAAAAACAATCTGGTTTTCATGAACGAAATCGGGCTTGATCCCGGAATTGATCACATGAGTGCCATGAAAGTTATTGACGAAATCAGAGCCAAAGGTGGAAAAATGCTGCTTTTTGAATCGTTTTGCGGTGGCTTAGTAGCTCCTGAATCCGACAATAATTTATGGAATTATAAATTTACCTGGGCTCCCCGAAATGTAGTTCTGGCCGGACAGGGTGGTGCTGCAAAATTCATTCAGGAAGGCACTTATAAATACATTCCGTACAGCGCCTTATTTCGTCGTACCGAATTTCTGGAAGTCGAAGGCTACGGAAAATTTGAAGCCTATTCCAATCGCGATTCTCTTAAATATAAATCGGTTTACGGTTTAGACAATGTCCTGACTTTGTATCGCGGAACCATTAGAAGAGTTGGCTTCTCGAAAGCATGGAATATGTTTGTACAATTGGGCATGACAGACGACAGCTACATCATGGAAAATTCTGAGAACATGAGTTACCGTCAATTCGTAAATTCTTTTTTACCGTATCACCCAACCGATTCGGCAGAAATCAAAACCCGTCTGATCTTAAAAATTGATCAGGACGACATTATGTGGGACAAACTTTTAGAGCTTGATCTTTTTAATTCAAACAAAAAAGTAAACCTGCCTAATGCCACTCCTGCACAGATATTAGAAAAAATATTATCCGACAGCTGGTCTTTAGAACCAGATGATAAAGACATGATTGTTATGTACCATAAATTTGGTTATGAGCTCAATGGAGAGAAAAAACAAATTGACTCGAAAATGGTTTGTATTGGAGACGACCAAACTTATACCGCCATGGCAAAAACTGTAGGATTACCGGTTGCGATGGCCACCTTATTAATTTTAAATGGAAAAATCACAACTCCCGGCGTACAGCTTCCGATAAAAAAAGAAGTATACCTGCCTATTTTAAGCGAGTTAGAAGAATACGGGGTTATTTTTAACGAGCAAAATATGCCCTATTTTGGATATAATCCGGATTTGTTCTAA
- the pckA gene encoding phosphoenolpyruvate carboxykinase (ATP) has protein sequence MDSHTVFTQSISLKELGIENAKVRYQLSADELHAITLQSGQGVENSTGALAINTGEFTGRSPQDRYIVKDSITGDQVWWGNVNISFEPDAFERLYNKVTQYLSNKEVFVRDSYVCSDANYRLNVRVVTETAWSNLFCYNMFLRPEESELTNFTPEWTVVCAPGFMADPAVDGTRQSNFAILDFTKKIALIGGTGYTGEMKKGIFSALNFILPVFKNTLPMHCSANVGEKGDTAIFFGLSGTGKTTLSADPQRKLIGDDEHGWTAENTVFNFEGGCYAKVINLTEENEPDIFRAIKKGALLENVVFKAGTNEVDYDDVSITQNTRVSYPITHIDNIQPGSIGHNPKNIFFLTADSFGILPPISKLTPGQAAYYFISGYTAKVAGTEAGVTEPQPNFSACFGAPFMPLHPTRYAEMLTKKMEEANVTVWLINTGWTGGPYGTGSRMKLKYTRAMITAALNGELDNVNYKNHKVFGIAQPETCPNVPNEILDPRNTWEDPELYDKKAVELAQKFKANFAKFEEFANAEILAGAPIIE, from the coding sequence ATGGACAGTCACACAGTTTTCACGCAATCGATTTCGCTGAAAGAATTAGGAATTGAAAATGCAAAGGTTCGATATCAACTATCTGCAGATGAATTACATGCGATCACTTTGCAATCAGGTCAAGGTGTTGAGAACTCCACGGGAGCATTGGCAATTAATACGGGCGAATTTACAGGACGTTCTCCTCAGGATCGTTATATTGTAAAAGATAGTATTACCGGAGATCAGGTTTGGTGGGGAAATGTTAACATTTCTTTTGAACCGGATGCTTTTGAAAGATTATACAATAAGGTAACACAGTATTTATCAAATAAAGAAGTTTTTGTTCGCGATTCTTATGTTTGTTCTGATGCTAATTACAGATTAAATGTTCGTGTTGTTACGGAAACAGCATGGTCTAATTTGTTTTGTTACAATATGTTTTTAAGACCGGAAGAGTCAGAATTGACTAATTTTACTCCGGAATGGACGGTAGTTTGTGCTCCGGGTTTTATGGCAGATCCTGCTGTAGACGGAACGCGTCAGTCTAATTTTGCTATTTTAGATTTTACTAAAAAGATCGCACTTATTGGAGGAACAGGGTATACAGGAGAAATGAAAAAAGGGATTTTCTCTGCATTAAACTTCATTTTGCCGGTTTTCAAAAATACTTTACCAATGCACTGTAGTGCGAATGTTGGTGAAAAAGGAGATACTGCAATTTTCTTCGGATTATCAGGAACAGGAAAAACTACTTTATCAGCAGATCCGCAACGTAAGTTAATCGGAGACGATGAACACGGCTGGACTGCAGAAAATACAGTTTTCAACTTTGAAGGTGGATGTTATGCAAAAGTAATTAACCTTACAGAAGAAAACGAGCCGGATATTTTCAGAGCGATCAAAAAAGGAGCGCTTTTAGAAAATGTGGTTTTCAAAGCGGGAACAAACGAGGTAGATTATGATGATGTTTCTATCACTCAAAATACACGTGTAAGTTACCCAATTACTCATATCGACAATATTCAGCCAGGTTCTATTGGACATAATCCTAAGAATATATTTTTCTTAACGGCAGATTCTTTCGGAATTTTGCCTCCAATCTCAAAACTGACTCCTGGACAGGCTGCTTACTATTTTATCTCAGGATATACAGCTAAAGTTGCCGGAACTGAAGCAGGGGTTACAGAGCCTCAGCCTAATTTCTCAGCTTGTTTTGGAGCACCATTCATGCCGTTACACCCAACACGTTACGCAGAAATGCTAACTAAAAAAATGGAAGAAGCTAACGTAACTGTTTGGTTGATCAATACAGGTTGGACAGGTGGTCCTTACGGAACGGGAAGCCGCATGAAGTTGAAATACACTCGTGCCATGATTACCGCTGCCTTAAACGGAGAATTGGATAACGTAAACTATAAAAATCATAAAGTATTTGGAATTGCACAGCCTGAAACTTGTCCAAATGTTCCAAATGAAATTTTAGATCCTAGAAACACTTGGGAAGATCCTGAATTGTACGACAAAAAAGCAGTTGAATTGGCTCAGAAATTCAAAGCTAATTTCGCGAAATTTGAAGAATTTGCCAATGCCGAAATTTTGGCAGGCGCACCGATCATAGAATAA